A region of Pseudomonas sp. Marseille-Q3773 DNA encodes the following proteins:
- a CDS encoding ABC transporter substrate-binding protein, with the protein MKKIPILLAGLLLTVGLASTDSAASAERSEPIHFGAIGWESGALTTEILRLIVERGFGYPTDTLPGSTVSMEVALARNDLQVIAEEWAGRSPAWVKAEQAGQVYALGNTVKNAEEGWWVPAYVIEGDSARQLKPVAPELRSVDDLKRYPQVFRDPEAPGKGRFLNSPTGWTSETVNSQKLKAYGLDELYNNFRSGSGAAMDAEIAAAIRRGKPVLFYYWNPTPLMGRYKLVRLEEPPFDAQAWATLTDPGNPNPKGSRSLPAKLSIGVSKAFYQSHPELVSVFERVDLPIDRLNKALAEMSEKRTLPRDAALAFLRANREVWKPWLPADVAAKVEGSL; encoded by the coding sequence ATGAAGAAGATCCCAATACTGTTGGCCGGCCTGCTACTGACCGTAGGCCTGGCCAGTACTGACAGTGCCGCCTCGGCCGAACGCAGCGAGCCCATTCACTTTGGCGCCATAGGCTGGGAAAGCGGGGCCCTGACCACGGAAATACTGCGGCTGATCGTGGAGCGTGGCTTTGGCTACCCCACCGACACCCTGCCCGGCAGCACGGTCAGCATGGAGGTTGCGCTGGCCCGTAATGATCTGCAGGTGATAGCCGAGGAATGGGCCGGGCGCAGCCCCGCGTGGGTCAAGGCCGAGCAGGCCGGCCAGGTGTACGCCCTGGGTAATACGGTGAAGAACGCCGAAGAAGGCTGGTGGGTGCCGGCCTATGTGATCGAAGGCGACAGCGCCCGCCAGCTCAAGCCCGTGGCACCCGAGCTGCGCAGCGTCGACGACCTCAAGCGCTACCCGCAAGTATTCCGTGACCCGGAAGCCCCGGGTAAAGGCCGCTTCCTGAACAGCCCCACCGGCTGGACCTCGGAAACGGTCAACAGCCAGAAGCTCAAGGCCTACGGCCTGGATGAGCTGTACAACAACTTCCGCAGCGGCTCCGGGGCGGCAATGGATGCCGAGATCGCTGCGGCCATCCGCCGCGGCAAACCCGTGCTGTTCTACTACTGGAACCCGACCCCGTTGATGGGCCGCTACAAGCTCGTACGCCTGGAAGAGCCGCCGTTCGATGCCCAGGCCTGGGCCACCCTCACCGACCCTGGCAACCCCAACCCGAAAGGCAGCCGTTCCCTGCCGGCAAAATTGTCGATCGGGGTGTCCAAGGCGTTTTACCAAAGCCACCCGGAGCTGGTGAGCGTGTTCGAGCGAGTGGACTTGCCGATCGATCGGCTGAACAAGGCCCTGGCCGAAATGAGCGAAAAGCGCACGCTGCCCCGCGATGCCGCGCTCGCCTTCCTGCGCGCTAACCGCGAGGTGTGGAAACCCTGGCTGCCGGCAGACGTCGCCGCCAAGGTCGAAGGCAGCCTGTAG
- a CDS encoding LysR family transcriptional regulator yields the protein MSLKALRTLVTIARHGTFARAADLLSLTPSAVSLHIRTLEDELHVTLFDRSRRQVALTEAGQLAVARAEAILAAYDELADALASGPSLRGRLRLGAIHTVLARRLPKALVWLKAHHPQLHISVASGMSAELARRVEDGELDAAITTEPVSPYPQSLEFTTLFEDRFWAVASPELAGRSVAQLLASQPFLRFDKRAWAGRQIEQELRRQHLQVSEQMELDSQEALARMAVMGLGVAIIPMADEDLARLPPATCLPFGEPQLIRRVVLLEHEKSQRRHLSAALKTALDA from the coding sequence ATGTCTCTCAAAGCCCTGCGCACCTTGGTGACCATTGCCCGCCACGGCACTTTCGCCCGTGCCGCCGACCTGCTCAGCCTCACCCCCTCGGCGGTGAGCCTGCACATCAGGACCCTCGAAGACGAACTGCATGTGACACTGTTCGACCGCAGCCGTCGGCAGGTAGCACTGACCGAGGCCGGCCAGTTGGCGGTTGCCCGTGCCGAGGCCATCCTGGCTGCCTATGATGAACTGGCCGACGCCCTGGCCAGCGGGCCGAGCCTGCGCGGTCGCCTGCGCCTGGGGGCGATCCATACGGTACTGGCGCGGCGCTTGCCCAAGGCGCTGGTGTGGCTGAAGGCACACCACCCGCAGTTGCACATCAGCGTGGCGTCCGGCATGTCGGCCGAACTGGCGCGACGCGTGGAAGATGGTGAGCTCGATGCCGCGATCACCACCGAACCGGTCAGCCCCTACCCGCAGAGCCTGGAATTCACCACGTTGTTCGAAGACCGCTTCTGGGCCGTCGCCAGCCCCGAGCTGGCCGGGCGCAGTGTGGCGCAGTTGCTGGCCAGCCAGCCGTTCCTGCGTTTCGACAAGCGGGCCTGGGCCGGGCGACAGATCGAACAGGAACTGCGCCGCCAGCACCTGCAAGTGAGCGAACAGATGGAACTCGACAGCCAGGAAGCCCTGGCACGCATGGCCGTGATGGGCCTGGGCGTGGCCATCATTCCCATGGCTGACGAAGACCTTGCCCGCTTGCCACCGGCCACCTGTTTGCCGTTTGGCGAACCGCAACTGATCCGGCGCGTGGTGTTGCTGGAGCATGAGAAAAGCCAGCGGCGGCACTTGAGTGCGGCGCTGAAAACCGCGCTTGATGCTTGA